Proteins co-encoded in one Capsicum annuum cultivar UCD-10X-F1 chromosome 9, UCD10Xv1.1, whole genome shotgun sequence genomic window:
- the LOC107841895 gene encoding uncharacterized protein LOC107841895, whose amino-acid sequence MDTQIPINSQSLMSPNIIIDEFEDLEVTQFDEDTLRELLFEEEEKTNYDNNNIVHDCVMQPMVIEMAPNYAKNEEGEEEEEEELVIEDFEWLEMMELSDTVACHEGGVNEIFDVGEIAFDFSHFCSSFPLEEIGYDALWQNSS is encoded by the coding sequence ATGGATACACAAATTCCTATTAACTCTCAAAGTTTAATGAGTcctaatattattattgatgaaTTTGAAGATTTGGAAGTGACACAATTTGATGAAGACACACTAAGAGAACTActatttgaagaagaagaaaaaacaaattatgataataataatattgtccatGATTGTGTCATGCAACCAATGGTGATTGAAATGGCTCCGAATTACGCGAAAAACGAGGAGggggaggaagaggaggaggaggagctTGTAATCGAGGATTTTGAGTGGCTAGAAATGATggaattgtcagatacagtcgcctgTCACGAGGGCGGAGTAAATGAGATTTTTGATGTGGGAGAAATTGCTTttgatttttctcatttttgctCTTCATTTCCTTTGGAAGAAATAGGATATGATGCCTTGTGGCAAAATAGTTCCTAA
- the LOC107841935 gene encoding protein transport protein SFT2 isoform X1 produces the protein MHKTAQSWFTGGPSNDVDKNPSSLLADWNAYAADQDNQGSSSDLGFDLEAAVRTANDKVSGTFNVVSKGVKGLPGSFQSATSNVPSGKSLMYFGLFLAAGVFFIFIAFTMFLPVMVLMPQKFAICFTIGCAFIIGSFFALKGPKNQLTHMTSKERLPFTGVFIGSMVGTVYVSMVLHSYILSVLFSVIQVFALSYYVISYFPGGSAGMKFLSSTLTSSILRCFGSSYDVL, from the exons ATGCATAAAACAGCACAATCATGGTTTACAGGAGGACCAAGTAATGATGTAGATAAAAACCCATCATCATTATTAGCTGATTGGAATGCTTATGCTGCTGATCAAGATAATCAAGGTTCATCATCTGATCTTGGTTTCGATCTTGAAGCTGCTGTTAGAACCGCTAATGATAAAGTCTCTGGTACTTTTAACGT GGTTTCTAAAGGAGTCAAAGGTTTACCAGGAAGCTTCCAATCTGCAACCAGCAATGTCCCTTCTGGGAAGTCCCTTATGTACTTTGGCTTATTTCTTGCAGCTGGtgttttcttcattttcattGCATTCACTATGTTCCTCCCTGTCATGGTGCTGATGCCTCAGAAATTTGCTATCTGCTTCACAATTGGTTGTGCGTTCATTATTGGCTCGTTCTTTGCCCTCAAAGGTCCAAAGAATCAGCTTACACACATGACATCAAAAGAG AGACTTCCTTTTACAGGGGTTTTTATTGGCAGCATGGTAGGGACCGTTTACGTCTCTATGGTGCTCCACAGTTATATTCTTTCTGTGCTCTTCTCAGTTATACAG GTCTTTGCTCTATCTTATTATGTTATCTCCTATTTCCCTGGAGGTTCAGCTGGGATGAAATTTCTTTCCTCAACACTTACATCCTCTATTCTCAGATGTTTTGGAAG CTCTTATGATGTACTATAA
- the LOC107841935 gene encoding protein transport protein SFT2 isoform X2, whose amino-acid sequence MHKTAQSWFTGGPSNDVDKNPSSLLADWNAYAADQDNQGSSSDLGFDLEAAVRTANDKVSGTFNVVSKGVKGLPGSFQSATSNVPSGKSLMYFGLFLAAGVFFIFIAFTMFLPVMVLMPQKFAICFTIGCAFIIGSFFALKGPKNQLTHMTSKERLPFTGVFIGSMVGTVYVSMVLHSYILSVLFSVIQVFALSYYVISYFPGGSAGMKFLSSTLTSSILRCFGR is encoded by the exons ATGCATAAAACAGCACAATCATGGTTTACAGGAGGACCAAGTAATGATGTAGATAAAAACCCATCATCATTATTAGCTGATTGGAATGCTTATGCTGCTGATCAAGATAATCAAGGTTCATCATCTGATCTTGGTTTCGATCTTGAAGCTGCTGTTAGAACCGCTAATGATAAAGTCTCTGGTACTTTTAACGT GGTTTCTAAAGGAGTCAAAGGTTTACCAGGAAGCTTCCAATCTGCAACCAGCAATGTCCCTTCTGGGAAGTCCCTTATGTACTTTGGCTTATTTCTTGCAGCTGGtgttttcttcattttcattGCATTCACTATGTTCCTCCCTGTCATGGTGCTGATGCCTCAGAAATTTGCTATCTGCTTCACAATTGGTTGTGCGTTCATTATTGGCTCGTTCTTTGCCCTCAAAGGTCCAAAGAATCAGCTTACACACATGACATCAAAAGAG AGACTTCCTTTTACAGGGGTTTTTATTGGCAGCATGGTAGGGACCGTTTACGTCTCTATGGTGCTCCACAGTTATATTCTTTCTGTGCTCTTCTCAGTTATACAG GTCTTTGCTCTATCTTATTATGTTATCTCCTATTTCCCTGGAGGTTCAGCTGGGATGAAATTTCTTTCCTCAACACTTACATCCTCTATTCTCAGATGTTTTGGAAGGTGA